From the Motacilla alba alba isolate MOTALB_02 chromosome 1, Motacilla_alba_V1.0_pri, whole genome shotgun sequence genome, the window GTTATATATTTATGCCCGAAACAAGTGCTTGTGTGCATTCCTTGGTAAGCTGTCACTTCCTTTAAAATGTCTCTTCTCACCTTCTCCATTCTCTTCTACTGCTCATGATTAGAGactgaaaataattgtttagTTCCTGTATCTTTCACTCTCTCTCTACATTCTAACTCTTCTTCCTCATTCTAGAgcacattaaatttttttcaaccAGAAGAAGAGTTTCCTAATTCCAAAATTCCTTCCAGAGAATGTTCTGGAGCTTAGAGGGCCCAAAAGTAGAAAATAACTCTTGCCAGCCCTCATGCCACAAAATTGCAAATTTGTAAAATATGAAGAGCTTTTGAACGCCTCTGTGAGAGAGATGCTGGAGATAGATGTGTCCCTTGCCTGTAATAAGTTTGTGTTTGCCCAGCTCACTCAAAACTTTTGGACAGTTTTGTTCAgggagttttctttctctgccttctACCTGTTGACTTCTGCAAGCAATGAGAGTTATGATTAGCTgtataaacattattttaaagagtGTTTCTGCAAGGAATGCAAAAGGATATGCTTGAACACTGGCAGGTTTGGGCTCCAGGTTTCTTGACACATGTGTACATATTTCAGTCTGAAATAATTGATTAGAACAAAGTGAAGTGCATGTTTACGTGAGGCTGAAGGACTCAGACTGTACACCAAAagtatttatctttttttctgtgaacgTGTCCCACAGTTTGCTAATAAAGACCACTTTACAGAATAATTCAGCATTCAATATTTGCCCTGGAGGTGTTGGGTTCAGGAATGTTTAGAAAGTGAATTTtgaatgtaggaaaaaaatagtagtCTAGTAGATAAATTAATAGATTTCAATCagctttaaaaaaggaaagttatttaataaaacttttaaaagagaaaaacacattgCCATATGGAAAAGTAATTGCTTTATGAATaaagtgaaaatgcattttaattttcatttttcttttttttcctcttcatagATCAATAACACGCTCTTATTATCGCAATTCTGTGGGTGGCCTACTAGTATTTGACATCACAAATCGACGATCTTTTGAGCATGTGAAGGACTGGCTGGAAGAAGCAAAAATGCACGTGCAGCCCTTTCAGATTGTGTTCCTGTTAGTAGGACACAAATGTGACTTAGTGTCACAGCGCGAGGTTACAagagaagaagctgaaaaaCTGTCATCTGACTGTGGTATGAAATATATCGAAACCTCAGCAAAAGATGCCACAAATGTTGAAGAGTCCTTTACAATTCTTACACGTGATATCTACGAACTtgtgaaaaatggagaaatctCAATACAAGATGGATGGGAAGGTGTCAAGAGCGGCTTTGTTCCAAATGTTGTACATTCATCAGAAGAAGCTGTAAAGCCCAGGAGACAGTGCATCTGCTGAGTTTGTAGCATGCCAAAGAGCCCATGGGGTGTTTAGAAGATGATGCCAAtccaaatgacagaaaaataattttgaaacaatATTAGATCATGGCATAGCTGAATCATAGAACAGTAATTTGATTTTGTATCCTTCTGTCTAGGTTATAATCCATAACActttaagtgctttttttctttacagagtACAATAACTTTGTGTGgtcttcaggaaaataaattatatattgcTAAAGGGAAACCTAGTTCTATAGCAAGACACTGAGAAAGTGCAATAATCATCACGACAACATCTTTGCTTGGGCTTTGTTTTTTGAATACTGTTTAAAATCAAGTCTTGTTAGATGAGGATCAGATGAGTTCATTACTTTTGTTCATCCTGCCTTAGCTTTGGACAAGAAAATGTTATACTTTTTTAATGTGATTCTTTACTCAAGTGCAGGGTTGCTAATGACCATTAAAGTTAGAATGCTGTAGAATTTGATAATAAACATAACTCTAAGGAAAGCAAACCAAAAGATTGCTCCAATAGCAAACACTTTTGATATGACAATGAGTACAAGCCTTACTagagaaaaagaatgttttagaaCAGATGATTTATTTGTGTACAAAAATGGGGAATAGAAACAATGGAAtttcttattaaatattttctgaattgcCAATGAAACTAAACATAACATGACATATGATCCAGCTGCTTTTTGACTTGTGTACAAAACAGCTTTCCCAACCACTGGAGTTACATTTCAGCAGCCAGATCCTCAGCTGGGTAATTATCATCGTCACATTGATGCCTACAGAATCATGTTAATTTACACAAACAAATTCCATattagctttaaaaaataaacctgctTCTAACTAGAagtaaaaaaagtttaaaagtgCTGCAACCCATGGGAACCCAGGCCTTAAATTTGAATAGAGCAAGGACAGTTTTATTCTTAGCCAGCAAATGTTAAACTGTTGTTTAAAAATGGAaggttttaaactaaaactgTTACAAACAGAGCATTTGGAGAGGaaagaatttctaaaataatgcTTGTCTACAGAGAGCAAATTAAGAGAACTCCTAAGAAAGAAACACATAATAGCTTTTAATAACAACAGTAGGAGAAATCTGTGATCATGTAGCATTTTACTGAGCTTGGAGTCATCTTCCTACTCCTCTGAATATAACATACACTAGCTTTTTGCAAACTAGGTCTAGCACGTAAATACCAAATAaatctatttctattttattgtaGTAGTATAAAAGATGACTTGATCTCCAGAGTTAATAAGCATCTACAATTTATCTGGCATAATCATAGCCACCAAACATCAAGCCAGTTATCTTCATATAAAAGTGTGTTATCATTCTCCTTTTTCAAGATCAGGCAGCAAGTCTATCTaatctaattttcttcttcaacaAGCATATGATTGGTTTTCTCTCAGGTTACTTATATGTtcttttacaattattttcaagtattttgtAGTATGGAGACCGGTTGTTTGGTTCCAGTTTCTTTATACATTTAGGGCAACTAAAATAATTGATTTCAAAGAGAACTAGAACTTAAAGTTTTTCTAAAACCTGAGTCTAGCTTGCACTGAGGCACAGTTACACTATCATGGAAGGATACAGAGGCCTTAATATAAACAGGAATCAGCCTTAATTCATTagcaaataaaacagatttttctagTCTCAGCATGCCACAGAGTAATTGCTGTGAACCTGATTCTCTGTTAAACTGCATGTATTGACACCAAATCAACTTTGTAGGGTATTTTAAGCCCTCTTTACAAAGTAAACATGACTACAGATGCCAAATGGTAGTGCAGAATCAGGCTGTGAGCATTTGATACTGATTTCCTTATGATATGAGGCTTATGTTGTGCATCTCAGAAGACGTCTTTGttgtttaattaatttatttaattaaataaatcagtGACTAGGTAGTCAACAGACCCAAAGTCCACCACTGGTTCACTGTGTTTTTCTGAGCAAggcttttgtggtttttgtgcCTCACCTTCTGTATCTCAAATATAGAGATGACTGTTCTTCCT encodes:
- the RAB39A gene encoding ras-related protein Rab-39A, with protein sequence MPGVGAIGARCRHRPRRSPRKSPKAEPGQAGAAMDAAIWIYQFRLIVLGDSTVGKSCLLHRFTEGRFPGPLHSDPTVGVDFFSRLVEIEPGKRIKLQLWDTAGQERFRSITRSYYRNSVGGLLVFDITNRRSFEHVKDWLEEAKMHVQPFQIVFLLVGHKCDLVSQREVTREEAEKLSSDCGMKYIETSAKDATNVEESFTILTRDIYELVKNGEISIQDGWEGVKSGFVPNVVHSSEEAVKPRRQCIC